In one Trichlorobacter lovleyi SZ genomic region, the following are encoded:
- a CDS encoding YezD family protein — protein MTNTLARRQSALPPLLEQKLYEALAELRTGTITLLVQDGRVVQLDRHEKFRLTGMYNWHGDGI, from the coding sequence ATGACAAATACACTGGCCCGGAGACAATCAGCGCTGCCGCCGCTGCTGGAACAGAAACTGTACGAAGCACTGGCGGAATTACGCACAGGCACCATCACCCTGCTTGTGCAGGATGGCAGGGTCGTGCAGCTGGACCGCCACGAGAAATTCCGCCTGACCGGCATGTACAACTGGCACGGAGACGGTATTTGA